A region from the Ptychodera flava strain L36383 chromosome 10, AS_Pfla_20210202, whole genome shotgun sequence genome encodes:
- the LOC139142336 gene encoding D(2) dopamine receptor-like isoform X2: MVSHTYPAIFNTSEPSDLDMPPSPENYSNFTGAVGDNFTLGVRQVIPLVALALIGIVGNGLVLVVYGKRRRKTCPHYFIMTLAANDLFICSVIFPYILYSHMVDNFTNAAACKTFTYTWFVSIGNSLLITEVIAVDRYNAICRPLYFSSTLNMLKKAKVVVVACYVFSLIFALPVFFMLGILSYRERHHGAFVYMCGYVCDPKLDLVFYRVLFALYCVLVVSTLVLYSKIIMTVRTQIRIRNRTLGLQRTDKKLSGLSTMNMSVLSNRKDLPQRFERHTFASSSSKVNSVQGHDSGSSDSTSMNRADESEVSTPIGNLNRMSSGGNIDDHVARETNFIANSDGQRRNLKFDSAQEKDGNNEQSKTVAGNEGVPSLARRGSLTSTSTTSGGSRQGRLGPTMRAPRQRKTPMLSKRTGIDRTVLMLMLVTVVFVFSWMPLFVFSFIPKLNWRHYDTYPSPVKYLTFLYFVNNFLNPFIYSFVNKKFRRDVVAVLKSFRCNDCLRKLTPPPQIQ, from the coding sequence ATGGTGTCGCACACTTACCCTGCAATTTTTAACACCTCTGAGCCATCCGATCTCGATATGCCTCCGAGTCCCGAGAACTACAGTAATTTCACCGGCGCTGTCGGCGACAATTTTACCCTCGGAGTGAGACAAGTGATACCATTGGTCGCCTTGGCCTTGATCGGAATCGTCGGGAACGGTCTCGTGCTTGTGGTGTACGGCAAGAGGCGGCGGAAGACGTGCCCGCACTATTTCATCATGACTTTGGCTGCCAACGATTTGTTCATTTGCTCGGTGATTTTTCCGTATATCTTGTACAGCCACATGGTGGACAATTTCACGAACGCCGCCGCCTGTAAGACTTTCACGTACACATGGTTCGTCAGCATAGGGAATTCTCTTCTGATCACAGAGGTCATCGCCGTTGACCGCTACAACGCTATATGCCGACCGCTCTATTTCTCCTCCACGCTGAACATGCTGAAGAAAGCTAAAGTCGTAGTCGTTGCATGTTACGTGTTTTCCTTGATTTTTGCTTTACCCGTGTTCTTCATGCTTGGGATATTAAGTTATCGTGAGCGTCATCACGGAGCCTTTGTTTACATGTGCGGTTACGTCTGCGACCCTAAATTGGACCTGGTCTTTTACCGCGTGCTCTTCGCTCTCTACTGTGTTCTCGTTGTGAGTACACTGGTTTTGTACTCTAAAATAATCATGACTGTGCGAACACAGATCAGAATACGGAATCGTACCCTGGGACTGCAGAGGACCGATAAAAAATTGAGCGGGCTGTCTACCATGAATATGAGCGTGTTAAGCAACAGAAAAGATTTACCTCAAAGATTTGAGAGGCACACATTTGCAAGTTCATCGAGCAAGGTGAACAGCGTCCAAGGTCACGACTCAGGCAGCAGTGATAGCACAAGTATGAACCGAGCTGACGAATCTGAAGTATCGACACCTATAGGTAATCTGAATCGCATGAGCAGTGGAGGAAACATCGACGACCATGTCGCGcgagaaacgaatttcattgcCAACAGTGACGGACAGAGGAGAAATCTGAAATTTGATTCTGCACAGGAAAAGGACGGAAACAACGAGCAAAGTAAAACTGTCGCCGGGAACGAGGGCGTACCATCGCTAGCGAGGAGGGGCTCTCTGACATCGACGTCGACAACCAGCGGCGGGTCGCGGCAAGGGAGACTGGGACCCACTATGAGAGCGCCTCGCCAACGAAAGACGCCGATGCTCTCCAAACGCACCGGAATCGATCGAACCGTGCTGATGCTTATGCTCGTCACCGTGGTATTTGTGTTTTCTTGGATGCCCCTCTTCGTGTTCAGTTTTATCCCCAAACTGAACTGGCGTCACTATGACACTTACCCGTCTCCGGTCAAATATCTAACTTTTCTCTACTTCGTCAATAATTTCCTGAACCCTTTCATTTATAGCTTTGTCAACAAGAAATTTCGTCGCGATGTGGTGGCCGTCTTGAAGTCTTTCAGATGCAACGACTGCCTGCGTAAACTGACGCCACCCCCTCAAATACAATAA